One window from the genome of Trueperaceae bacterium encodes:
- a CDS encoding phosphopyruvate hydratase has translation MTSIESIWALELLDSRGNPTVGVTVKTSGGQTGTATVPSGASTGAHEAMELRDGGTRYMGKGVLRAVDNVNSIVAPALRGYDVLDQNGLDKAMIRLDGTENKTSLGANAMLAVSLAAARAAANALKIPLYRHLGGTESCTLPVPMMNVINGGKHADNSVDMQEFMLVPIKFKSFGEALRAGVETFHFLKKVLTNRGYNTNVGDEGGFAPDLKNNQEAIEVILESIELAGYTPGDQIAIALDPATTEFYRDGKYHLESEGRVLDHLDMTGYWLDWVERYPIISIEDGLAEDDWEGWKEFTKMMGARCQLVGDDLFVTNVTRLQRGLDEKIANAILIKVNQIGTLTEAMNAIDQARLGKYKSVISHRSGETEDAFIADLAVATNAGQIKTGSGSRSDRIAKYNRLLTIEHELGDLSIYPGSRAFAK, from the coding sequence ATGACAAGTATTGAAAGCATTTGGGCGCTTGAGCTCCTCGACTCTAGGGGAAACCCAACAGTTGGCGTTACGGTGAAAACATCGGGAGGTCAGACAGGAACTGCTACCGTGCCTTCTGGGGCCTCTACAGGCGCTCATGAGGCCATGGAATTGCGTGATGGTGGCACAAGATATATGGGTAAAGGCGTTTTAAGAGCTGTTGATAACGTTAACAGTATCGTTGCACCGGCACTACGAGGCTACGACGTCCTAGATCAGAACGGTCTTGATAAAGCAATGATCAGACTCGACGGTACTGAAAACAAAACAAGTTTAGGCGCAAATGCCATGCTTGCTGTTTCGTTAGCAGCAGCAAGGGCTGCTGCTAACGCTCTAAAAATTCCTCTCTATCGGCACCTGGGAGGCACAGAAAGCTGCACACTACCAGTACCAATGATGAATGTAATAAATGGCGGAAAGCACGCAGACAATAGTGTTGATATGCAAGAATTTATGTTGGTACCAATAAAGTTTAAGAGCTTCGGGGAAGCTCTTCGGGCAGGGGTTGAAACGTTTCATTTCTTGAAAAAAGTGCTTACTAACCGGGGTTATAACACCAATGTAGGTGATGAGGGCGGTTTTGCTCCTGACCTTAAAAACAACCAAGAGGCGATAGAAGTAATTTTAGAATCCATAGAATTAGCGGGGTATACCCCGGGAGATCAAATAGCTATAGCGTTAGACCCAGCAACAACTGAATTTTATCGTGATGGGAAATACCACCTTGAATCTGAAGGCAGAGTTCTTGACCACTTAGATATGACAGGTTACTGGCTAGATTGGGTAGAACGCTACCCGATAATTTCTATCGAAGATGGGCTTGCAGAGGACGACTGGGAAGGATGGAAAGAATTCACTAAAATGATGGGGGCGCGATGTCAACTCGTTGGTGACGATCTTTTCGTCACCAACGTAACACGGTTGCAACGGGGTCTTGACGAAAAAATAGCAAATGCGATTCTGATAAAGGTCAATCAAATTGGAACTCTTACAGAGGCCATGAACGCCATAGACCAAGCTAGGCTTGGCAAGTACAAATCCGTAATTAGCCATAGAAGTGGTGAAACAGAGGATGCTTTTATTGCTGACCTTGCTGTGGCTACAAATGCTGGGCAAATAAAAACAGGGTCAGGGAGTCGTAGCGATAGAATAGCAAAATATAATCGACTTTTAACAATTGAACACGAGTTGGGTGATTTGAGTATTTATCCAGGAAGTAGAGCTTTCGCAAAGTGA